A single window of Pieris napi chromosome 8, ilPieNapi1.2, whole genome shotgun sequence DNA harbors:
- the LOC125051580 gene encoding nuclear RNA export factor 1, with the protein MPKRGGGRPRNNWKNGAPSCFEHDDRIHHTGRRVMFKQSHNKGKNNKFKNWNDAKILFDDDVDMGASGNAQNRRGAYRGRGGRLGSPPPRPSQHKKKFITGVLPWYQITVPYGAKHEKDVILKVLLSHISPEVFIPHYFKIEGNSAIFYVDDVKVAEKLFHADRKITMPNGFKLVVIVRNAVPRINITDDMKEKMKLAMAKRYNPTTKALDLTKFHADPDLVDVFCALFRPIIMLAAVDIIAENIPDLEALNLNDNKLHGLEHLKILATKFKNLKILYMGDNRIPSVAPLEALKALPLVELYLKGNPLVNRFNDIETYKSEVRRKFPKLTRLDGEDLPPPIGFDIPDDVSLPPAQQSFLVDPNGQELIKEFLKQYFAIYDSESRQPLLDAYHESATFSLAASYLSTDNRNTNSTNKLNTYIVSSRNLMRITDRDHRRRYLKTGKLQVVSLLSELPKTTHDLMGFAVDLVIFNPNMVVLTMNGVFKEIMTTGTPLRSFHRTFVIVPNNSGGFSILNDMYFITNATKQQEDKAFSTSTPASVPAPTPTPAAPAIPVVTPAAQPVAGTSQEDTQKMMLNMLSQQTGMNEHWSINCLQETGWDYQRALFIFNQLQSEGKIPQEAFVK; encoded by the exons ATGCCTAAACGTGGAGGAGGAAGACCAAGAAATAATTGGAAAAATGGTGCTCCTAGTTGCTTcg aacATGACGACCGCATTCACCATACAGGAAGGCGAGTTATGTTCAAACAAAGTCACAACAAAGGAAAAaacaataagtttaaaaattggAATGATgctaaaatactttttgatGATGATGTTGATATGGGAGCATCTGGTAATGCACAAAATAGAAGAGGTGCTTACAGAGGTAGAGGAGGTCGACTTGGGTCACCACCGCCACGGCCATCCCAGCACAAAAAGAAATTCATAACAGGGGTTCTGCCATGGTACCAAATAACTGTACCTTATGGAGCTAAGCATGAAAAGGATGTCATATTAAAAGTTTTGCTCAGTCACATATCACCGGAAGTGTTTATACCACACTACTTCAAGATTGAAGGAAACTCTGCAATATTCTATGTGGATGATGTAAAGGTTGCTGAAAAGTTATTTCATGCAGATCGAAAAATAACAATGCCTAATGGTTTCAAGTTGGTGGTTATTGTTCGCAATGCAGTACCAAGAATTAATATTACTGATGatatgaaagaaaaaatgaaGTTGGCTATGGCTAAACGCTATAACCCTACAACAAAGGCTCTAGATTTAACAAAATTCCATGCAGATCCCG ATCTTGTGGATGTTTTCTGTGCACTGTTTCGCCCAATCATTATGTTGGCTGCCGTGGATATAATTGCTGAAAATATACCAGATTTGGaagctttaaatttaaatgataataagCTACATGGACTTGAACATTTAAAGATATTAGccacgaaatttaaaaatttgaaaattttatatatgggTGACAATCGG ATACCATCAGTGGCTCCACTAGAAGCGTTAAAGGCTCTTCCGCTAGTTGAACTATATCTTAAAGGGAACCCCCTTGTGAACAGGTTCAATGATATTGAAACCTACAAAAG TGAGGTCCGGCGAAAGTTTCCGAAGCTGACGCGATTG GACGGCGAAGATCTCCCACCCCCTATTGGTTTCGACATACCGGACGACGTATCACTGCCACCAGCACAACAATCATTCCTCGTTGACCCCAACGGCCAAGAACTTATCAAAGAATTCCTAAAGCAATATTTTGCTATATATGATTCAGAATCGCGACAGCCATTACTCGATGCTTACCATGAATCGGCGACTTTTTCGCTGGCAGCCAGTTATTTGAGCACGGACAATCGGAACACCAATTCAACTAATAA gCTCAACACATACATCGTGAGCAGTCGTAATCTTATGAGAATAACAGACAGAGATCACAGACGAAGATATCTCAAAACAGGCAAATTGCAAGTTGTGTCACTGCTCTCCGAGTTACCAAAGACCACACATGATTTAATGGGCTTCGCTGTtgatttagttatatttaat cCAAACATGGTAGTACTAACAATGAATGGAGTATTCAAAGAAATAATGACTACGGGGACACCTCTCCGATCCTTCCATCGGACATTTGTGATAGTTCCGAATAATTCTGGTGGATTCAGCATACTTAATGATATGTATTTCATAACAAATGCAACTAAACAGCAG gaGGACAAAGCGTTTTCAACATCAACACCAGCTTCAGTCCCCGCTCCAACTCCAACGCCCGCTGCTCCCGCAATTCCCGTTGTGACGCCAGCAGCGCAACCCGTTGCCGGTACTTCGCAAGAAGACACGCAGAAGATGATGCTAAACATGCTTAGCCAACAGACTGGCATGAACGAACATTGGAGTATAAA ctgTCTTCAAGAAACGGGTTGGGATTATCAGCgggcattatttattttcaaccaACTGCAATCAGAAGGAAAAATACCACAAGAAGCCTTTGTGAAGTGA
- the LOC125051699 gene encoding uncharacterized protein LOC125051699: protein MSSESDGDEDGSTKSPVDSKKRRLDNSVKSNDVDKYKPYSKPDYKRSYPDNSNIEEFPVYVQGIKLEDKIGNKNPLHLSKIFKNVKGIKECRRVNAAKIMLVFKQAAAANDFLSHVSLRDNNMKAFVPASSVERVGKIRFIPKECSNADLYHKLMADSEIVGVRRFTKRTCDGLEPLTTISVTFVGTVLPQYVYLDNWRYKVFTYIPPLMQCFKCMKFRHSAKVCRNNQVCSKCSGDHSYKECSAEFLKCVNCGGDHLAVSRFCPQKAAQIKKHENNYSSKMYSTVLLSSDFPQLPSDKSVVKLAHNKLASPTVQPKKKKLSQNSSDSSISVQSTPPNSGSYDHLIKDDQFLSKIIKTLVMLGNSNTANTTAHIKDILIQNLTK, encoded by the coding sequence ATGTCTTCAGAGAGTGATGGTGATGAAGACGGGTCTACAAAGTCACCCGTAGACTCGAAAAAGAGGCGATTAGATAACTCTGTAAAATCGAACGATGTCGATAAGTATAAGCCTTACTCTAAACCCGATTATAAGCGATCCTACCCGGATAATAGTAACATAGAAGAGTTCCCTGTTTACGTACAGGGAATTAAACTGGAAGATAAGataggtaataaaaatcctttgcatttatcaaaaattttcaaaaacgTGAAGGGCATTAAGGAATGTCGTCGAGTTAATGCGGCCAAAATTATGCTGGTTTTCAAACAAGCTGCAGCTGCTAATGATTTTCTGAGTCACGTTAGCTTACGTGACAATAATATGAAAGCTTTTGTACCAGCCTCTTCGGTGGAGCGAGTGGGTAAAATTCGTTTTATCCCTAAAGAATGCAGTAACGCGGATTTATACCACAAATTAATGGCTGACTCTGAAATTGTTGGTGTTAGACGTTTTACGAAAAGAACTTGTGATGGTCTGGAACCCCTTACTACTATAAGCGTTACCTTTGTAGGTACTGTTCTCCCTCAGTATGTTTATTTAGACAACTGGCGTTACAAAGTTTTCACTTATATTCCTCCTCTCATGCAATGTTTTAAATGCATGAAATTTAGACACAGTGCCAAAGTATGTAGAAACAATCAGGTTTGTTCAAAGTGTTCAGGTGATCATTCCTATAAGGAATGCTCAGCTGAATTTTTAAAGTGTGTTAACTGTGGAGGAGACCACTTGGCAGTATCCAGGTTTTGTCCTCAAAAAGCAGCTCAGATtaaaaaacatgaaaataattattcttctAAAATGTATTCAACTGTATTATTGTCTAGTGATTTTCCTCAGTTACCTAGTGATAAATCAGTTGTAAAGTTGGCTCACAATAAATTAGCTTCACCTACTGTCCAACctaagaaaaaaaagttatcacaAAATTCATCAGATAGTTCAATTTCAGTCCAGTCTACTCCTCCTAATAGTGGTTCCTATGATCACCTCATTAAAGATGATCAGTTCTTGagtaaaattatcaaaacttTAGTTATGTTAGGCAATTCTAATACAGCAAACACAACTGCACACATTAAggatatattaatacaaaacttaacaaaataa